CGAGGAGAGGGTGATGCGGTAGGTGATGTCCGCGCGGGCGATGAGCTCGTCCGGCAAGGGCACGGTGACGAGCCACATCAGCGCGTCGTACAGCGCGTGGCGCATGCCCGCGTACTCGAAGTCGAGCAGGCGCGGGCCGCCGGGGGTGAAGAGGACGTTGGCCGGCGCGAGGTCCCCGTGGGTGAAGGCGAGGAAGGCTCCCGGGTTGGCGAGCGTGCGCGCCACGTCCTGCAGGTCCTCGTGCAGGCCTGGAGCCGCCTCGGCCTCCACCGCGGAGAGCCAGCGCAGCAGCCGCTCCTCGTGGTCCAACAGGAAGCGCGCGTTCTCCACCCGCACCCGCTGGGGCCGCGGAGGCAGGGCCTGACGGACGAGCTCGTACTCGGACTGGAGGCCCAGGGTGCGCGCGTGGAGCTGTCCCGCGAGGCGCGCGGTGTCGATCAGCCCGCCGGTGGCCGCGCGGGCATCCTCTCCGCGCAGCAGCGCCTCCAGCGAGCGTCCCCGTCCCAGGTCCTCCAGGAGGAAGAGGCGCGCGTCCACGTCGGCCGCGAGCAGGCGGGGGCCGAACTCCAGCCCCTGCCGGGTGAGGAAGTCCGCGCCGGCCTGGTCATCCAGCCCGCACACGGGGTCGTCCCGGAAGTGTTTGAGGATGATGGCCGGCACGGGGCCGCCGCGCACCTGGGCGCGCACCACCACGCTGCGTGACTCGGTCTTCAGCAGCTCGGGCGCGCTGAGGAGCACCGGGCGGCCCCAGGCCGAGGACAGCGCACGGGCCCCGTGGGCCAGCAGGGAGGTGAGGTCCGGTGGGCTCAGGACCGCCGCTCCACCGTCGCCCCCAGCCGCTCGAGCAGCTCGCGGTACCACGTGAAGGCCCGCTCGGTGCGTCCCGGCAGGGCGTTGGTGCCCCAGAGCACGGTGAGGGTGCGGCGCGTGCCAGCGTGCGTCTTGGTGCGCTGGGCGTCCTTCACCGCGTTGGCGCAGGGGCCCTCCGCGTCGAAGAGGCACAGCAGGCCCCCGAGGTCGATGCTCTGCCCGGAGGCGTTGAAGACATACGAGGCGCCCGCGGGGGCGAGGCCGATGCGCAGGGGCTCCTTCGCCCGCTCCGGGTCCACCACGCTGATGGGCAGCCCGCTGTGCAGCGACACCGCGTTGCACACGTCCACCGCCGCGTTGATGGAGCCGAGCGTCCCATCCCCCGCCGCCCGCACCAGGTACTCCGAGGCCGGCTTGCTCCGGCCCGTGGGCTTGTAGCCGCCGTGGCGCAGCAAGTCGCGCACCGCGCCGCGCACGGTGTCATCGGCGCTCAGGGGCGCCGGGGCGTCCAGCTTCAGCAGCGCCACCAGCCACTCGGGCGAGGGCTGCTCGGACAGGGGCTTGGGGAAGGTGGCCTCGAAGGCCACCGTGTCCAGCAGGGGATGGGGGTCGACGGTGAGCACGCGGTCCTTCTACTCGAAGAGGCGGCTGGCCATGCGCTGCATCTTCTTCGCCTTGTCCGTGTACGGCGGGAAGAAGGTCTGCAGGAAGGCAATGCGCCCCTGGCGCAACACCGCCCGTTCATGGCTGAAGGTCCGGAAGCCGTACTCGCCGTGGTAGTTGCCCACGCCGCTCTCGCCGATGCCGCCGAAGGGCAGGTCCGCGTTCGTCAGGTGCACCACCGTCGTGTTCACGCACGTGCCTCCCGCGGACGTCTCCGAAACGAGACGGTCCACCGCCCGCTTGTCCTGGCTGAAGATGTACATGGCCAGGGGCTTGGTGCCCGAGCGGATGTGCCGCACCGCCTCGTCCAGCTGCTGGTAGCGCAGCACGGGCAGCACCGGGCCGAAGATCTCCTCCTCCATGATGGGGGCCTCCGGCTTCACGTCCGCGAGCACCGTGGGGGCGATGTAGCGGCTGGAGGCGTCCACCACGCCGCCCGTCACCACGCGCACCCCGCTGGCCACCGAGCGCTCCAGCAGCCCGTTCACCCGGGAGAACTGCGCGTCATCCACCATGCGGCAGAAGTCCGGCGTGGACTTCC
The sequence above is drawn from the Archangium gephyra genome and encodes:
- a CDS encoding phosphotransferase — translated: MLLSAPELLKTESRSVVVRAQVRGGPVPAIILKHFRDDPVCGLDDQAGADFLTRQGLEFGPRLLAADVDARLFLLEDLGRGRSLEALLRGEDARAATGGLIDTARLAGQLHARTLGLQSEYELVRQALPPRPQRVRVENARFLLDHEERLLRWLSAVEAEAAPGLHEDLQDVARTLANPGAFLAFTHGDLAPANVLFTPGGPRLLDFEYAGMRHALYDALMWLVTVPLPDELIARADITYRITLSSRCEAAQADSAWVHARATVALARTVNLFQWLHPRVLEEDREWAPGLSERAALLHHLARCRALLAPVDGFPGLVRTLETLEARLRERWTVPPFRWPAFRELE